A stretch of DNA from Bacillus sp. NP157:
GCCGTGGCCGCGTACATGTGCGCCTCGGGATTCTCGACGCCCTTGTGGTAGAAACCGTCGCGGGAGTTGAACCAGGGCAGGGCCTCGCCGCTGCGCAGGGCCTCGAGCACGCCCGTGGGAGCACCCAGGTCGGAGGCGATCTCGTAGTGGGTGCGCAGGTCTTCGTCGGTCTGCACCAGCAGGAATCGGCCGATGCCCCACGCATCCACCAGCAGCAGGCCCGTGGGGTTGCAGTGCACGTAGCACTCCACCGGCTGGAACGTGGCGGTGACGCTCTGCAGGACGTCGCGGAAGGCCGGGTCGCGCAGGAAGCGGAAATTGCCCAGGGCGAGCGTTTCCGCCACGAAGGCGCTGGCCCGCTCGAAATAGCGCCGCTGCAACTCGACGATCGCGGTCTGCAGCTTTTCGATCGCCAGGGGATCGTTCTTGCGGATGAAACGGTCGATCACGCCCGAGTTGAAGGCATCGATCGCCGTCGCGTCGTCGGCCCGGCCGGTCAGCAGGATCTTGCCGATATGCGGGTTGGGCAGCCGCTTGCAGAAGGTGATGCCGTCCATTTCGGGCATCGCCTGGTCCACGACCACGACCGAGATCTCGGCGAACCGCTCCGGGTCGTAGACCACCCGGTGGATCGAGTCGATGTCCAGCGCCACCAGTTCCTGGGTTTCGGACGGGCGGTCTTTCCAGCGGTAGAGCCAGCCACCGCCCGGCACCGGGCGGCTGCCATTGTTGCCCATCATCGCCAGCGCGCTGCGTGGCGAACTGAAGGTGCGGACCCGGACCATGGGGTCGAGCAGCAACGGGACGACGTCGAGGTATTCCTCGTGGTCGTCCACGAGGACCGTGGTCGTCGGGAAATGGAAGGGCTGGATATCACCCTGCGAATTCAGCGTCATCACTGCCGGACCCCGGTCTCCGTGCGCGGAAAGGTGAGGGTGAACTCCGTGAATTCACCCAGGTTGGTACGGCAAACGATGCCACCGCCCATATGCTCCATCGCCGCGCGACAAAAAGCGAGTCCTATCCCAAGGCCGGTGATGTTCCCGGTACCCGCGCTGTCGCTGGAATACGAGTAAAAACGGTTGAAAATCCGGGGTAGTACGTCCGGGGGGATGCCCGGGCCGGTGTCGTGCACCGTGATGTGATTGCCGTTTTCGCCTGCTTCTATGAACACCCGGATATCGCCCTTGCCGGCGCGATCGGTATGGAAAAGCGCATTGCGCAGCAAATTGAACAGGACGTGGACCACCAGGGTCTCCTCGCCCATCATCGGGAAATCGCCCGTGGAGGAGAGCGTGATCCGCTCGCGCTCGGCCCGCGAGCCGTAGGGGAACCGGCGCAGGGCCTGCTCGACGCAGTCGCGCGCGCCCAGCAGGGTGAGCGGCACTTCGCCGATCGGCCGGGCCGACAGCAGCAACATGTCGATGATGGTGTTGGCGTAGGTCACCTCGCGTTCCATTACGCCGATGCTGCGCTCCAGGGCATGCAGGTTCTGGGTCCGCATCTCGGGCACGGCCAGGCCTTCGCCCTCGGCCAGGCGATGGCTGCGGATCAGGTCGGG
This window harbors:
- a CDS encoding response regulator, with the translated sequence MTLNSQGDIQPFHFPTTTVLVDDHEEYLDVVPLLLDPMVRVRTFSSPRSALAMMGNNGSRPVPGGGWLYRWKDRPSETQELVALDIDSIHRVVYDPERFAEISVVVVDQAMPEMDGITFCKRLPNPHIGKILLTGRADDATAIDAFNSGVIDRFIRKNDPLAIEKLQTAIVELQRRYFERASAFVAETLALGNFRFLRDPAFRDVLQSVTATFQPVECYVHCNPTGLLLVDAWGIGRFLLVQTDEDLRTHYEIASDLGAPTGVLEALRSGEALPWFNSRDGFYHKGVENPEAHMYAATAVSGEQWYYYALIDDVERFRLQHVKSYRSWLREQDLSLSADSRPRFI